The following are encoded together in the Chitinispirillum alkaliphilum genome:
- a CDS encoding sensory transduction histidine kinase: MTSCSILVTLCSILVTLCSILVTLCTILVNKKECESII; encoded by the coding sequence GTGACATCATGTAGCATACTGGTGACATTATGTAGCATACTGGTGACATTATGTAGCATACTGGTGACATTATGCACCATACTGGTGAACAAAAAAGAATGTGAAAGTATAATTTAA